A window of the Synechococcus sp. LTW-R genome harbors these coding sequences:
- the rpsE gene encoding 30S ribosomal protein S5: MTETNNNQSSAIPAAADVPAAAEGQQQDQRRGGRGEGRGDRRGGDRRGRRGQERDSEWQERVVQIRRVSKTVKGGKKMSFRAIVVVGNEKGQVGVGVGKAGDVIGAVRKGVADGKKHLVKVPLTRHSSIPTLSNGRDGAASVLIRPAAPGTGVIAGGSIRTVLELAGIKNVLAKRLGSKTPLNNARAAMDALAGLRTHKETAKERGISLEQIYS; the protein is encoded by the coding sequence ATGACCGAAACCAACAACAACCAGTCCAGCGCCATCCCAGCGGCAGCTGATGTGCCCGCAGCGGCCGAAGGCCAGCAGCAGGATCAGCGTCGTGGTGGTCGCGGCGAAGGCCGTGGCGACCGTCGCGGTGGCGACCGCCGTGGCCGCCGTGGCCAGGAGCGTGACTCCGAATGGCAAGAGCGCGTGGTGCAAATCCGCCGCGTCTCCAAGACCGTGAAGGGCGGTAAGAAGATGAGCTTCCGGGCCATCGTTGTCGTCGGCAACGAGAAAGGCCAGGTTGGCGTCGGCGTCGGCAAGGCTGGCGACGTGATCGGTGCCGTCCGCAAGGGCGTCGCTGACGGTAAGAAGCACCTGGTCAAGGTGCCCCTGACCCGTCACTCCTCGATCCCCACCCTGAGCAACGGTCGCGATGGCGCTGCCAGCGTCCTGATCCGCCCCGCTGCCCCCGGTACCGGTGTGATCGCGGGTGGTTCCATCCGCACGGTGCTTGAGCTCGCCGGCATTAAGAACGTGCTGGCCAAGCGCCTAGGCTCCAAGACCCCCCTCAACAACGCCCGCGCCGCCATGGATGCCCTGGCTGGCCTGCGCACCCACAAGGAGACCGCCAAGGAGCGTGGCATCTCCCTTGAGCAGATCTACTCCTGA
- the rplE gene encoding 50S ribosomal protein L5 translates to MSLKQNYREKIQPKLLKDLSLSNIHEVPKVVKVTVNRGLGEAAANAKALEASIEELATITGQKVVVTRAKKAIAGFKIRQGMPIGVAVTLRGDRMYAFLERLINLALPRIRDFRGVSEKSFDGRGNYTLGVKEQIIFPEISFDKIDAIRGMDITIVTTARNDEEGRALLREMGMPFRSN, encoded by the coding sequence ATGTCCCTTAAACAGAACTATCGGGAGAAGATCCAGCCCAAGTTGCTTAAGGATCTCAGTCTCTCGAACATCCACGAAGTCCCCAAGGTGGTGAAAGTCACCGTCAACCGGGGCCTCGGCGAAGCCGCCGCCAATGCCAAGGCCCTCGAGGCCTCCATTGAGGAGCTGGCCACCATCACCGGTCAAAAGGTGGTTGTGACCCGCGCCAAGAAGGCCATCGCTGGCTTCAAGATCCGTCAGGGCATGCCGATTGGCGTGGCCGTCACCCTCCGTGGTGACCGCATGTATGCGTTCCTCGAGCGTCTCATCAACCTGGCTCTGCCCCGCATCCGCGACTTCCGCGGTGTGAGCGAGAAGAGCTTTGACGGTCGTGGCAACTACACCCTCGGGGTGAAGGAGCAGATCATTTTTCCCGAGATCTCGTTCGACAAGATCGATGCCATCCGGGGCATGGACATCACCATCGTGACCACTGCCCGTAACGACGAAGAGGGCCGGGCCCTCCTCCGCGAGATGGGAATGCCGTTCCGCAGCAACTGA
- a CDS encoding adenylate kinase — translation MKQRLLFLGPPGAGKGTQAQKLAESQGLLHLSTGDLLRAEVAAGSELGKEAEAVMARGELVSDTLVLAIVRSRLQNHSGGWLLDGFPRNVAQADALASLLEELGQQIELVVLMELDDGVLVQRLLSRGRADDNEEVIRHRLEVYREQTEPLIAYYRERGLIAPVEAVGTVEAIAERIAALLG, via the coding sequence ATGAAGCAACGTCTCCTCTTCCTTGGCCCCCCCGGTGCGGGCAAGGGCACCCAAGCCCAGAAGCTGGCCGAGAGCCAAGGGCTGCTGCACCTCTCCACCGGCGATCTGCTGCGCGCTGAAGTCGCTGCCGGCAGTGAGTTGGGCAAAGAGGCCGAGGCGGTCATGGCCCGCGGCGAGCTGGTGAGCGATACCTTGGTGCTCGCCATCGTCCGCAGCCGGTTGCAAAACCACAGCGGTGGTTGGCTGCTGGATGGGTTCCCCCGCAATGTCGCCCAGGCTGATGCCCTGGCCAGCCTGCTCGAGGAGCTTGGCCAGCAGATCGAGCTCGTCGTTCTGATGGAACTCGATGACGGCGTCCTGGTGCAGCGTCTGCTCTCTCGCGGGCGGGCCGATGACAACGAGGAGGTCATCCGCCATCGCCTCGAGGTCTACCGCGAGCAAACCGAGCCTCTGATCGCTTACTACCGCGAGCGTGGCCTGATTGCGCCCGTCGAAGCGGTCGGTACGGTCGAGGCCATCGCAGAGCGGATCGCAGCCCTGTTGGGTTGA
- the rplN gene encoding 50S ribosomal protein L14 — protein sequence MIQQETFLNVADNSGAKRIQCIRVLGTNRRYAHVGDVIVAAVKDAMPNMGVKKSDVVKAVVVRTKATMRRVNGNSIRFDDNAAVILGTDNNPKGTRVFGPVARELRDRNFTKIVSLAPEVI from the coding sequence ATGATCCAACAGGAAACCTTCCTCAACGTCGCTGACAACAGCGGCGCCAAGCGCATCCAGTGCATCCGCGTGCTGGGCACCAACCGTCGCTACGCCCACGTGGGCGACGTGATCGTGGCCGCCGTCAAGGACGCCATGCCCAACATGGGCGTGAAAAAGTCCGACGTGGTCAAGGCTGTGGTGGTTCGCACCAAAGCCACCATGCGTCGCGTCAACGGCAACTCGATCCGTTTTGACGACAACGCTGCCGTGATCCTCGGCACTGACAACAACCCCAAGGGCACCCGCGTCTTCGGTCCTGTGGCTCGCGAACTGCGTGACCGCAATTTCACCAAGATCGTGTCCCTCGCTCCGGAGGTGATCTGA
- the truA gene encoding tRNA pseudouridine(38-40) synthase TruA translates to MTDSTPTEQLRRTALCLQYDGSAYCGWQRQPRDPSVQETLEAALAQLDPGGPATVVAAGRTDSGVHASGQVVHFDCAGPIPAHRWPAALNGRLPASIRVRSAAPVAPDWHACFSATYRRYRYTIYNARIPNLFLAPWSWHRYQFQLDEDRMRAALEEMLGEHDFAAFERAGSARSHSRTTLQEVSVRRRGDLLEVELQASGFLYGMVRLVMGQLVAVGEGRLSLEAFSRRWRSQAREEVKEAAPPQGLCLLRVGYPSEIFPRAAWYDCQPRYLLEGSDAPPAAPGQSLH, encoded by the coding sequence TTGACCGACAGCACGCCCACCGAGCAGCTCAGGCGGACCGCCCTCTGTCTTCAATACGACGGTTCCGCCTACTGCGGCTGGCAGCGCCAGCCCCGGGACCCGAGCGTTCAAGAAACCCTGGAAGCCGCCCTGGCTCAGTTGGACCCCGGCGGACCGGCCACCGTGGTGGCGGCGGGCAGGACCGATAGCGGCGTCCATGCCTCAGGCCAGGTCGTTCACTTCGACTGCGCCGGTCCGATCCCCGCCCATCGCTGGCCCGCGGCCCTGAATGGCCGTCTCCCGGCCAGCATCCGGGTGCGTTCTGCTGCGCCGGTGGCGCCGGACTGGCACGCGTGCTTCTCGGCGACCTACCGGCGCTATCGCTACACGATCTACAACGCCCGGATCCCGAACCTCTTCCTGGCCCCCTGGAGCTGGCACCGCTACCAGTTCCAGCTTGATGAGGATCGGATGCGAGCGGCCCTCGAGGAGATGCTCGGGGAGCACGACTTCGCGGCCTTTGAGCGTGCCGGTAGCGCCCGTTCCCACTCTCGGACGACCCTGCAGGAGGTCTCGGTGCGGCGTCGGGGCGATCTGCTGGAGGTCGAGCTCCAGGCCAGTGGTTTCCTCTACGGGATGGTCCGCCTGGTGATGGGCCAGCTCGTGGCCGTTGGCGAGGGCCGGCTCAGCCTGGAGGCGTTCAGCCGTCGCTGGCGGAGTCAGGCCCGTGAGGAGGTCAAAGAAGCTGCTCCCCCACAGGGTTTGTGCCTGCTGCGGGTGGGCTACCCGAGTGAGATCTTTCCCAGGGCTGCCTGGTACGATTGTCAACCGCGGTATTTGCTGGAGGGCTCTGATGCACCGCCAGCAGCACCGGGTCAGTCCTTGCACTGA
- the rpsI gene encoding 30S ribosomal protein S9 — translation MSTTKVVYWGTGRRKTSVARVRVVPGNGTVTINGRPGDNYLNYNPAYLAAVKAPLQTLGLGAEYDILVNVRGGGLTGQADAIKQGAARALCELSPDNRKPLKTEGHLSRDPRAKERRKYGLKKARKAPQFSKR, via the coding sequence ATGAGCACCACCAAAGTCGTTTACTGGGGAACCGGCCGTCGTAAGACCTCCGTGGCACGCGTCCGCGTCGTTCCTGGCAATGGCACCGTGACCATCAATGGTCGGCCCGGTGACAACTACCTGAACTACAACCCCGCCTACCTGGCGGCCGTCAAGGCTCCTCTGCAGACCCTGGGTCTGGGCGCCGAGTACGACATCCTGGTCAACGTGCGTGGTGGCGGTCTGACCGGTCAGGCCGATGCGATCAAGCAAGGCGCTGCCCGCGCCCTGTGCGAGTTGTCCCCCGACAACCGCAAGCCTCTCAAGACCGAAGGCCACCTCAGCCGTGACCCCCGCGCCAAGGAGCGTCGTAAGTACGGCCTGAAGAAAGCCCGTAAGGCTCCTCAGTTCTCCAAGCGCTGA
- the rpsH gene encoding 30S ribosomal protein S8 gives MANHDPISDMLTRIRNASEKRHQSTKVPASRMAQSIAKVLQQEGFIAEITEEGEGVMKHLVLELKYSGKHRQPIIRTVQRVSKPGLRVYKNTRQLPKVLGGLGVAIISTSKGVMSDRDARKQGVGGEVLAYVY, from the coding sequence ATGGCTAATCACGACCCGATTTCCGACATGCTCACCCGCATTCGCAATGCGAGTGAGAAGCGTCATCAATCCACCAAGGTGCCGGCTTCGCGCATGGCCCAAAGCATCGCCAAGGTGCTGCAACAGGAAGGTTTCATCGCCGAGATCACCGAAGAAGGTGAAGGCGTGATGAAGCACCTGGTGCTGGAACTGAAGTACAGCGGTAAGCACCGCCAGCCGATTATTCGCACCGTGCAGCGCGTCAGCAAGCCTGGCCTGCGCGTTTACAAGAACACTCGTCAGCTCCCCAAAGTGCTGGGCGGCCTCGGCGTGGCCATCATCTCCACCTCCAAAGGTGTGATGAGCGACCGCGACGCCCGCAAGCAGGGCGTCGGTGGCGAAGTGCTCGCTTACGTCTACTGA
- the rpsM gene encoding 30S ribosomal protein S13 — MARIAGVDIPRDKRIEIALTYVYGIGLTTAQKILAKTGVNPDTRVKDLEDSDIQKLRGATESYTLEGDLRRQEGMAMKRLQDIGCVRGRRHRVGLPVRGQRTRTNARTRRGSRKTVAGKKK, encoded by the coding sequence GTGGCTCGTATTGCCGGCGTTGATATTCCTCGCGACAAGAGGATCGAAATCGCCCTGACCTACGTCTACGGAATCGGCCTGACCACGGCCCAAAAGATTCTGGCCAAGACCGGTGTGAACCCCGACACCCGCGTCAAGGACCTGGAAGATTCCGACATTCAAAAGCTTCGCGGTGCAACCGAGAGCTACACCCTTGAGGGCGACCTGCGTCGTCAAGAGGGCATGGCCATGAAGCGCCTTCAGGACATCGGTTGCGTCCGTGGTCGTCGCCACCGCGTCGGTCTGCCCGTCCGCGGTCAGCGCACCCGCACCAACGCCCGTACTCGCCGCGGTAGCCGCAAGACCGTGGCCGGTAAGAAGAAGTAA
- the rplR gene encoding 50S ribosomal protein L18 encodes MSTLSRKQQTQKRHRRLRRNLSGTAARPRLAVFRSNNHIYAQVIDDVAQSTLCSASTVDKELRSNVTIGATCDASVAVGQLVAKRALAKGIQSVVFDRGGKLYHGRVKALADAAREAGLQF; translated from the coding sequence ATGTCCACCCTTTCCCGCAAGCAGCAGACACAAAAGCGTCACCGCCGTCTGCGCCGCAATCTCTCCGGCACCGCCGCGCGTCCTCGCCTGGCTGTGTTCCGCTCCAACAACCACATCTACGCCCAAGTCATCGACGACGTCGCCCAGAGCACCCTTTGCTCTGCGTCCACCGTCGATAAAGAGCTCCGCAGCAACGTCACCATCGGCGCCACCTGCGATGCTTCTGTCGCAGTCGGTCAGCTGGTCGCCAAGCGTGCCCTCGCCAAGGGCATTCAATCGGTGGTCTTCGATCGTGGCGGCAAGCTCTACCACGGCCGTGTCAAGGCCCTGGCTGACGCCGCCCGGGAAGCGGGCCTTCAGTTCTGA
- the rplO gene encoding 50S ribosomal protein L15 encodes MTSLNLQTLKPQAGSRRRKLRKGRGIAAGQGASCGFGMRGQKSRSGRPTRPGFEGGQMPLYRRVPKLKHFTVINPKNYTVINVAKLAELKAGSTVNIDTLVKDGLVTNPKHPLKVLGNGDLSVKLTVQAAAFTASARQKIEAAGGTCEEI; translated from the coding sequence ATGACATCGCTCAACCTCCAAACCCTCAAGCCGCAAGCCGGCTCCCGCCGCCGCAAGCTGCGTAAGGGTCGCGGTATCGCCGCTGGCCAAGGCGCCAGCTGTGGTTTCGGTATGCGTGGCCAGAAGTCCCGCTCGGGTCGTCCGACCCGTCCTGGCTTCGAAGGTGGTCAGATGCCTCTGTACCGCCGGGTGCCGAAGCTCAAGCACTTCACCGTCATCAATCCGAAGAACTACACGGTGATCAATGTTGCGAAGCTTGCCGAGCTCAAAGCCGGCAGCACCGTCAACATCGACACCCTGGTCAAGGACGGCCTGGTGACCAACCCCAAGCACCCCCTGAAGGTCCTGGGTAATGGTGATCTGAGCGTGAAGCTGACCGTTCAAGCGGCCGCCTTCACCGCTTCTGCCCGCCAGAAGATCGAAGCTGCCGGTGGCACCTGCGAAGAGATCTGA
- the rpsK gene encoding 30S ribosomal protein S11, which yields MAKPAKKSGSKKTKRNVPNGVAHIQSTFNNTIVSITDTAGEVISWSSAGASGFKGARKGTPFAAQTAAEAAARRALEQGMRQIEVLVRGPGSGRETAIRALQVAGLEITLIRDVTPLPHNGCRRSKRRRV from the coding sequence ATGGCCAAGCCCGCCAAAAAGTCTGGTTCCAAGAAGACGAAGCGCAACGTCCCCAACGGCGTTGCTCACATCCAGAGCACGTTCAACAACACCATCGTCTCCATCACTGACACCGCCGGTGAAGTGATCTCCTGGAGCTCCGCTGGTGCAAGTGGTTTCAAGGGCGCCCGTAAAGGCACCCCCTTCGCCGCCCAAACCGCCGCTGAAGCAGCTGCCCGTCGCGCCCTTGAGCAGGGGATGCGCCAAATCGAGGTGCTGGTTCGCGGTCCTGGTTCCGGTCGTGAAACCGCCATCCGTGCTCTGCAGGTTGCTGGTCTCGAGATCACCCTGATCCGTGACGTCACCCCGCTGCCCCACAACGGTTGCCGCCGTTCCAAGCGTCGCCGGGTCTGA
- the rpmJ gene encoding 50S ribosomal protein L36: protein MKVRASVKKMCDKCRVIRRHGRVMVICANPKHKQRQG, encoded by the coding sequence ATGAAGGTGCGTGCCTCGGTCAAGAAAATGTGCGACAAGTGCCGCGTGATTCGCCGGCATGGTCGGGTGATGGTGATCTGCGCCAACCCGAAGCACAAGCAGCGCCAGGGTTGA
- a CDS encoding DNA-directed RNA polymerase subunit alpha codes for MLQYQIDRVEHQIADDRSQTGVFVIGPLERGQATTLGNSLRRMLMGALEGSAITAVRIAGVNHEYATVPGVREDVLDILLNCKDVAVNSRSRELEIGRLVVNGPATVTAGDLQFSSQVSVIDPERPIATVAEGHSLELEVHVERGVGYRPVDRRVEDTSAVDLLQIDAVFMPVQRANYTIDETAVGEGGSARERLRLEILTDGSLTPDDAMAQAANQLITLIQPMATLTMEEEQSQEPEPSPEAQIPLEELNLSVRAYNCLKRAQVNSVSDLMGFSYEDLLEIKNFGSKSADEVIEALERIGISLPQSRTSA; via the coding sequence GTGTTGCAGTACCAGATTGATCGGGTTGAACACCAGATCGCTGACGATCGTTCCCAAACCGGCGTCTTCGTCATTGGCCCCCTTGAGCGTGGCCAGGCGACCACCCTGGGTAACTCCCTGCGCCGCATGCTGATGGGCGCCCTTGAGGGCAGCGCCATCACCGCCGTGCGCATCGCCGGCGTCAACCACGAATACGCCACCGTCCCCGGCGTTCGCGAGGACGTTCTCGACATTCTGCTGAACTGCAAGGACGTCGCCGTCAACAGCCGCAGCCGCGAGCTGGAGATCGGCCGCCTGGTGGTCAACGGTCCCGCCACCGTGACCGCTGGCGACCTGCAGTTCTCCTCCCAGGTGAGCGTGATCGACCCTGAGCGTCCGATCGCCACCGTCGCCGAGGGCCACAGCCTGGAGCTGGAAGTTCACGTCGAGCGTGGCGTTGGCTACCGCCCCGTTGACCGTCGTGTCGAGGACACCAGTGCCGTTGATCTCCTGCAGATCGACGCCGTGTTCATGCCCGTCCAGCGCGCCAACTACACGATCGATGAGACCGCGGTTGGCGAAGGCGGTTCCGCCCGCGAGCGCCTGCGTCTGGAGATCCTGACCGACGGCTCTCTGACGCCTGACGACGCGATGGCCCAGGCCGCCAATCAGCTGATCACCCTGATCCAGCCCATGGCGACCCTGACCATGGAAGAGGAGCAAAGCCAGGAGCCCGAGCCCTCCCCAGAAGCTCAGATCCCCCTTGAAGAGCTGAACCTTTCGGTTCGCGCCTACAACTGCCTGAAGCGCGCCCAAGTCAACTCCGTGTCTGACCTAATGGGCTTCAGCTACGAAGATCTGCTCGAAATCAAGAACTTCGGTTCCAAGTCGGCCGACGAGGTGATCGAGGCCCTCGAGCGCATCGGTATCTCCCTGCCCCAGAGCCGCACCAGCGCCTGA
- the rplQ gene encoding 50S ribosomal protein L17 produces the protein MRHQCRVPKLGRPADQRKAMLRALTTQLIREGRLTTTKARAKALRDEAERMITLAKDGSLAARRRAIGYIYDKQLVHALFDKAQERYGDRNGGYTRIIRTVPRRGDNAEMAIIELV, from the coding sequence ATGCGTCACCAGTGCCGAGTCCCCAAATTGGGGCGTCCCGCCGACCAGCGCAAAGCCATGCTTCGCGCCCTGACCACCCAGCTGATCCGTGAGGGTCGTCTGACCACCACCAAGGCCCGCGCCAAGGCTCTCCGTGACGAAGCCGAGCGCATGATCACCCTGGCCAAGGACGGCAGCCTGGCCGCCCGTCGCCGAGCCATCGGCTACATCTACGACAAGCAACTGGTGCACGCCCTGTTTGACAAGGCCCAGGAGCGTTACGGCGACCGCAATGGCGGTTACACCCGCATCATCCGCACCGTCCCCCGCCGTGGTGACAACGCTGAGATGGCGATCATCGAGCTCGTCTGA
- the rplM gene encoding 50S ribosomal protein L13: MNKTLVPPQDSSARQWYLVDAENQTLGRLATEVASVLRGKNNPNFAPHIDAGDFVVVINAEKVKVSGNKASDKLYRRHSGRPGGMKTETFAALQARIPERIIEKAVKGMLPHNALGRQLFRKLKVYKGAEHPHAAQQPKALALDPAASTK, encoded by the coding sequence ATGAACAAGACTCTCGTCCCTCCCCAGGATTCCTCAGCCCGCCAGTGGTATCTGGTGGACGCTGAGAACCAGACCCTCGGCCGGCTTGCCACCGAGGTCGCTTCGGTTCTGCGGGGTAAGAACAACCCCAACTTCGCCCCTCACATCGACGCCGGCGACTTCGTCGTGGTGATCAACGCTGAGAAGGTGAAGGTGAGCGGTAACAAGGCTTCCGACAAGCTCTACCGCCGCCACTCCGGTCGCCCCGGTGGCATGAAGACCGAAACCTTCGCTGCCCTGCAGGCACGGATCCCCGAGCGGATCATCGAGAAGGCTGTGAAGGGAATGCTCCCCCACAACGCCCTCGGTCGTCAGCTGTTCCGCAAGCTGAAGGTCTACAAGGGTGCTGAACACCCCCACGCCGCCCAGCAGCCCAAGGCTCTGGCCCTCGATCCCGCCGCTTCCACCAAATGA
- the rpmC gene encoding 50S ribosomal protein L29 produces the protein MARPDIAEVRKLSDGDITTQIDDTRRELFTLRFEQATRRLENPHRFKAARIKLAQLLTVQTERKSSAAS, from the coding sequence ATGGCACGTCCCGACATCGCCGAGGTGCGCAAGCTTTCCGACGGCGACATCACCACGCAGATCGACGACACCCGTCGCGAACTGTTCACCCTTCGTTTCGAGCAGGCCACCCGCCGTCTCGAGAACCCGCACCGCTTCAAGGCCGCCCGCATCAAGCTGGCCCAGCTGCTGACGGTGCAAACGGAGCGCAAGAGCTCCGCCGCTTCCTGA
- the rpsQ gene encoding 30S ribosomal protein S17 codes for MATKERVGTVVSDKMDKTVVVAVENRFPHPIYQKTVSRTKRYKAHDEANTCKVGDRVRITETRPLSRTKRWSVAEVLNNSSAS; via the coding sequence ATGGCAACCAAGGAAAGGGTCGGCACCGTCGTCAGCGACAAGATGGATAAAACCGTGGTGGTGGCGGTGGAAAACCGCTTCCCCCACCCCATCTATCAAAAGACGGTGAGCCGCACCAAGCGCTACAAGGCGCACGATGAGGCCAACACCTGCAAGGTGGGTGACCGCGTCCGCATCACCGAAACCCGCCCCCTCAGCCGCACCAAGCGTTGGTCCGTGGCCGAGGTGCTGAACAACAGCAGCGCCAGCTGA
- the rplX gene encoding 50S ribosomal protein L24 — protein sequence MATATPKAQVQVRTKMRIKKGDTVQVISGKDKGKTGEVLRTFPYENRVVVQGINLRTRHMKPTQEGETGRIVTEEASLHASNVMLYSTDKKVASRVETVVEKDGTKKRRLKKTGEILD from the coding sequence ATGGCGACTGCCACCCCTAAAGCCCAAGTTCAGGTGCGCACCAAGATGCGCATCAAGAAGGGCGACACCGTTCAGGTGATCAGCGGTAAGGACAAGGGCAAGACCGGTGAGGTCCTGCGCACCTTTCCCTATGAGAACCGTGTGGTCGTGCAGGGTATTAACCTCCGCACCCGCCACATGAAGCCCACCCAGGAAGGCGAAACCGGTCGCATCGTCACCGAAGAAGCCTCCCTGCACGCCTCCAACGTGATGCTGTATTCCACCGACAAAAAGGTGGCCAGCCGCGTGGAGACCGTGGTGGAGAAGGACGGCACCAAGAAGCGCCGCCTCAAGAAAACCGGCGAGATCCTCGACTGA
- the secY gene encoding preprotein translocase subunit SecY: MVVSRGRNPSAGEILTQLVQAKDLRNRVLITLGLLLLVRLGIYIPVPGIDRAAFQAFASQGGSLLGFLDIFTGGGISALGVFALGILPFINASIIIQLLTSALPQLEDLQKNEGEAGRRKIAQYTRYVALGWGLFQSIVFALILRPYALPGTPDLVFVAQTAIALVTGSMVVMWLSEVITERGIGQGASLVIYLNIVATLPRALGSTIELAQTGGREAVGGIVVLVAVFLITIVGIVCVEEGSRRIPIVSAKRQVGGAGISARQSYLPLKLNAGGVMPIIFASAVVFLPLQIANFSKNPTLIQIASFLSPNSSTPWVYALLFFGLIIGFSFFYATLTVRPVDVASNLKRGGVAIPGVRPGSATTAYLTGIQNRLTLLGALFLGAVAIVPSAVESATRVQTFQGLGATSLLILVGVAIQTAKQLQTAVISQRYEGMVRQ, translated from the coding sequence ATGGTCGTCAGCCGGGGGCGTAACCCCAGTGCCGGTGAAATCCTCACGCAGCTGGTTCAAGCCAAGGACCTGCGCAACAGGGTTCTCATCACCTTGGGGCTTCTGCTCCTGGTGCGCCTGGGCATCTATATCCCCGTGCCTGGGATTGACCGCGCAGCCTTCCAGGCGTTCGCGTCTCAGGGTGGTTCCCTGCTGGGCTTCCTCGACATCTTCACCGGTGGCGGCATCTCCGCCCTCGGTGTCTTTGCTCTAGGGATCCTTCCTTTCATCAACGCCTCGATCATCATTCAGCTGCTGACTTCGGCCCTACCCCAGCTGGAGGATCTGCAGAAGAATGAGGGTGAGGCGGGCCGCCGCAAGATTGCCCAGTACACCCGCTATGTCGCTCTGGGCTGGGGTCTCTTTCAGAGCATCGTCTTTGCCCTGATCCTCAGGCCCTACGCACTGCCCGGGACGCCGGACTTGGTGTTCGTCGCCCAGACGGCAATTGCCCTGGTGACCGGTTCGATGGTGGTGATGTGGCTCAGTGAGGTCATCACCGAGCGCGGTATTGGCCAGGGGGCGTCCCTGGTCATCTATCTGAACATCGTCGCGACCCTGCCGCGGGCTCTGGGCTCCACCATTGAGTTGGCCCAAACCGGTGGTCGCGAGGCCGTCGGCGGCATCGTCGTTCTGGTGGCGGTCTTCTTGATCACCATCGTTGGCATCGTCTGCGTCGAGGAGGGCAGCCGCCGCATCCCCATCGTCAGTGCCAAGCGTCAGGTCGGTGGAGCGGGGATCTCCGCCCGTCAGAGCTATCTGCCTTTGAAGCTCAATGCCGGCGGCGTGATGCCGATCATCTTTGCCTCGGCGGTGGTCTTCCTACCCCTGCAGATCGCCAACTTCAGCAAGAACCCGACCCTGATTCAGATCGCCAGTTTCTTGAGCCCCAATAGCAGCACCCCTTGGGTCTATGCGTTGCTGTTCTTCGGTCTGATCATTGGCTTCTCGTTCTTCTACGCCACCCTGACGGTCCGTCCGGTGGATGTGGCCTCGAACCTGAAGCGGGGTGGGGTCGCCATCCCCGGAGTCCGTCCCGGCTCGGCTACCACGGCCTACCTGACCGGCATCCAGAACCGTCTCACCCTGCTTGGCGCCCTGTTCCTCGGGGCGGTTGCCATCGTGCCGTCGGCGGTTGAGTCCGCCACTCGGGTTCAGACCTTCCAAGGCCTCGGCGCCACCAGCCTGCTGATCCTTGTGGGCGTCGCCATCCAGACCGCGAAGCAACTGCAAACCGCTGTGATCTCGCAGCGCTACGAAGGCATGGTTCGCCAGTAA
- the rplF gene encoding 50S ribosomal protein L6, translating to MSRIGKSPIPVPGGVTVSLNGLDVKVKGPKGELSRTLPDGVAVAQDGSTIVVSPSSTSRRSRERHGLCRTLVANMVEGVSKGFTRKLEIVGVGYRAAVQGKKLVVSAGYSHQVEMIAPEGVTFAVDGNTTVIVSGPDKELVGNEAAKVRAIRPPEPYKGKGIKYEGERILRKAGKTGKK from the coding sequence ATGTCTCGTATTGGTAAATCGCCGATTCCCGTTCCGGGCGGCGTCACCGTCAGCCTCAACGGCCTCGACGTCAAAGTCAAAGGCCCCAAAGGCGAACTGAGCCGCACCCTGCCTGACGGCGTGGCGGTTGCTCAGGACGGCAGCACCATCGTGGTGTCCCCCTCCAGCACCAGCCGCCGCTCCCGCGAGCGCCACGGTCTGTGCCGGACCCTCGTCGCCAACATGGTCGAGGGTGTCAGCAAGGGCTTCACCCGCAAGCTCGAGATCGTCGGTGTGGGTTACCGCGCCGCCGTTCAGGGCAAGAAGCTCGTCGTCAGCGCTGGCTACAGCCATCAGGTCGAAATGATCGCCCCCGAGGGCGTGACCTTCGCCGTTGACGGCAACACCACCGTGATTGTCTCCGGCCCCGATAAGGAGCTGGTCGGCAACGAAGCGGCCAAGGTTCGCGCCATCCGTCCCCCCGAGCCTTACAAGGGCAAGGGCATCAAGTACGAGGGCGAACGCATCCTCCGCAAGGCCGGTAAGACCGGTAAGAAGTGA